A region from the Gemmatimonadota bacterium genome encodes:
- a CDS encoding ribonuclease HII produces the protein MAAHAGRRGAAPAPEDAQRLQGLLDYERGFWSRGVLRVAGVDEVGRGPLAGPVVAAAVVLPVDVFIEGATDSKALAEAARDALSAQVLERAYVGIGAASPREIDRYNILIATRTAMERALRQLERALGRAADHVVIDGLPMKGFSRSHEAVVEGDRLVHSIACASIVAKVVRDRLMRRLHDRYPEYGWDSNVGYGTLEHRDAIQVHGPTPHHRMTFGLMQLELEL, from the coding sequence ATGGCAGCGCACGCGGGTCGTCGGGGTGCGGCGCCCGCACCCGAGGACGCACAGCGGCTCCAGGGCCTGCTCGACTACGAGCGAGGCTTCTGGAGCCGCGGTGTTTTGCGGGTGGCCGGCGTGGACGAGGTTGGACGGGGCCCCCTCGCGGGACCCGTGGTCGCCGCCGCGGTGGTCTTGCCGGTGGACGTGTTCATCGAAGGTGCCACGGATTCGAAGGCGCTGGCCGAGGCCGCGCGCGACGCGCTGAGCGCTCAGGTGCTCGAACGTGCCTACGTGGGCATCGGGGCGGCCTCACCGCGCGAGATCGACCGCTACAACATCCTGATCGCCACACGCACGGCCATGGAGCGTGCGCTGCGTCAGTTGGAGCGTGCGCTCGGGCGGGCCGCGGATCACGTGGTCATCGATGGACTGCCCATGAAGGGGTTCTCCCGGTCCCACGAGGCGGTGGTCGAGGGCGATCGCCTGGTCCATTCGATCGCGTGTGCGTCCATCGTCGCGAAGGTGGTGCGCGACCGCCTGATGCGCCGGCTCCACGACCGCTATCCCGAGTACGGCTGGGACAGCAACGTGGGCTACGGGACGCTGGAGCATCGCGACGCCATCCAGGTGCACGGGCCCACGCCGCACCACCGCATGACGTTCGGACTGATGCAGCTCGAGCTGGAGCTGTGA